Within Candidatus Abyssobacteria bacterium SURF_5, the genomic segment ATTTCATGGCTGCAAGTCCGGCCTCGGTCACACCAGCGTATTCCTCCCCGAAAAAATCATGCTCCAAAATGACGTCTTCAGCTCGATACCGTGGGTAGTTCAGGCGACACCCGCACCGCGCCAGATACCGAATCGTGCGGTTAATTTCCCAGGCAATGATGCGTTCGTTGGAAAAGACCTTGTCGAGGACTCGTACGCCGATCACTTTGCTTTTCAGACCCGCCATCCGTAACCCTAGTTGCAGACCGGCCATCGTTCCTCCCGTGCCGACCGTTATGAAAATGTAATCCGGCTCAGGCAGGAGCCCTTGCTCCACCTGTTCTTTCAGTTCAAGAGCCGCATTGACATAACCCAAACAGCTCAAAGCGGAAGATCCAACGAGCGGAACCAGATACGGGCGGCTGCCGTTAAAAGGATTCCAATGCCTGACATACTGGATGAGCAGTTTCAGAAACAGCTCAAGTGAGGAATTCGCATAATCCATTTGTGCGCCGAGCCCGGCATCAATCAGTAAATTCCTGCGCACATAATCATGGATCGGCTGGCGGTTGAAAACGACGGATAACTTCTTGAAGCCGAGTTCGCGCCCGAAAATGCACGACGCCATCACCTGGTTTGAGCCCAGGGCGCCCCAACAGAGCAAGGCATCGCGCTTCTTCCTCTTTGCGTCCGCCAGCGCAAATTCCATCATGCGGACCTTGTTGCCGCCGTAGATTGGGCTGCTCTCGTCGTCGCGCTTGATCCAAAGTTCGGGACAGCAAAGGTGCCGGCCCAACCTCTCCAGTTTATGTACGCGCGTCGGATAGGTTCCCATGGATATCCACGGGACATTCTCCTGCAGCTCGGGGTAAACTCGAAACAGGGGTGGCTGCTGCATTACTTGTCCTTTTGCCGGGAGCGAAAGAAGTATACCACACTTGTGGGAAATTTTCAGGTGTCACACATTTTCTCTCGTATCGGCAGGTGGAGCTACAAGAACCAGGTCGGCTTCTTCGCGAGCAGATCCTGCACTCTGCTCCGCAGCCAGCTCTCAAGACCCTTCTCAATATAAAACTTTGGGGACAGAAGACTGTCCTCCGGCGGGATGATACCCTCTTCAACAGCGATCTTCGCCAGTCGTGTGTATGGATAAATACGAATCCCTATGCTGATCTTCAGCATGTCGAGATCAACTGACTCGGCAAAGCTTAAACTCTCTTC encodes:
- a CDS encoding pyridoxal-phosphate dependent enzyme, which encodes MQQPPLFRVYPELQENVPWISMGTYPTRVHKLERLGRHLCCPELWIKRDDESSPIYGGNKVRMMEFALADAKRKKRDALLCWGALGSNQVMASCIFGRELGFKKLSVVFNRQPIHDYVRRNLLIDAGLGAQMDYANSSLELFLKLLIQYVRHWNPFNGSRPYLVPLVGSSALSCLGYVNAALELKEQVEQGLLPEPDYIFITVGTGGTMAGLQLGLRMAGLKSKVIGVRVLDKVFSNERIIAWEINRTIRYLARCGCRLNYPRYRAEDVILEHDFFGEEYAGVTEAGLAAMKLVGDCEGLALDTTYTGKTMAALLRFVESGDKAGRNLLFWHTFNSVDLNPFIKNAPDPHLLPEKFHAFFTS